The following are encoded together in the Coffea arabica cultivar ET-39 chromosome 1c, Coffea Arabica ET-39 HiFi, whole genome shotgun sequence genome:
- the LOC140038607 gene encoding uncharacterized protein, translated as MRLQTAADAFRCKTFPMFLKGNARLWFQGLALGSIRNFTELARQFAAQFVSSKTYSKNAAHLMAIKQKSDESLKSFMTRFNTESLQIRNKDKKVVMVAFVNGLRVEELFYKLAEKPPGCLEELLTRAHAAANAEEAGRLKRESDRELGDRKGRANPPESKDGPAKRNVFNRLSKDKAPAQPPVSEKVYTP; from the coding sequence ATGCGTCTGCAAACCGCTGCGGATGCATTTCGTTGCAAGACCTTCCCTATGTTTCTGAAGGGAAATGCCCGGCTCTGGTTCCAAGGCCTGGCCTTGGGGTCCATCCGAAATTTCACAGAGCTGGCTAGACAGTTCGCCGCCCAGTTCGTCTCCTCGAAAACTTACTCTAAAAACGCGGCTCACCTGATGGCAATCAAGCAGAAATCGGACGAGTCCCTGAAGAGTTTCATGACCCGCTTCAACACAGAGAGCTTGCAGATCAGGAATAAGGACAAAAAGGTGGTCATGGTCGCCTTCGTAAACGGACTCAGGGTGGAAGAGCTTTTCTACAAGCTCGCCGAGAAGCCCCCCGGGTGCCTGGAAGAGCTCTTGACCAGGGCGCACGCGGCCGCTAATGCGGAGGAGGCTGGCCGCCTGAAGAGAGAATCAGATCGGGAACTCGGAGATCGGAAAGGACGGGCAAACCCCCCCGAGAGCAAGGACGGCCCGGCCAAGAGGAATGTTTTCAACCGGCTCTCGAAGGACAAAGCCCCTGCTCAACCGCCGGTTTCAGAAAAAGTCTACACCCCCTAA